The Candidatus Woesearchaeota archaeon DNA window GCAGCTCCAATTAAACCTGCGCCTCTGACATGCATATCCTTTATTGCTCTGGCCGCGTCATCTGCAGAAGTTAAATCCTCAACAATGAATTTGTGCGGAAGGCTCCTTTGGTCAATTATCTGTATTGTCTTTTCATCTCTTTCTTTCACCCAGATAGTGCGATAATGCCTGCCATCTACATTCATGATACCCCCTCTAAAATAGAGAGAAAAAACATTCTATTAATAAATTTATCCAAAATTCAAAATTAAAAAATTTGCCTTCATCGTTTATATTGTTGGGGGTGGTATAAAGATGAAGGCAAGAAGTTCTCACATAAAGTGAGCGTGAAATAAAAAAAGACAAAAACTTGCCTTTTGTCTTTAGTTTATGATCTCTATTCCCAGCTCTTCTGACATCTGCTTTGCCTGAGCAGCTTTCTGCCTGTGATCAACCCTGCCAAGCACCCATGGCGATTTGACGCCGGTTATTATTGTCATCACTGTTACTTTTCCTTTCATGCTTTCGCTGACTCTTGCTCCCCAGATCACATTTGCATCTTCATCAAGGCTTTCAGTTACCAATTCTCCAATCCTGTTTACTTCTTCCAAAGTCATATCAGAGCCGCCGGAGATGTGTATCAATGCGCCTGTTGCGCCCTCATAGTTGATGTCAAGCAATGGGTTTGACAGTGCTCCCTTGACTGCTTCATCCACTCTGCTGTTTGTATCAGATGCGCCTACTCCGATTACAGCTACTCCGCCATTCTGCATTATTGCCTTTACATCTGCATAATCCAGGTTAACAAGCGAAGGGATTGCTATTGTCTCAACTATTCCTTTGATCATTGTTGAAATCAATTCATTTGCCACTGCAAATGCCTGCTGTATTGGCAAGTTGCCTGCAATCTGAACCAGCCTGTTGTTGTCAATAACAATAACTGTGTCTGATACCTGCCTTAATTGCTGCAGCCCAAATTCTGCTTTGTCAACTCTTGCCCTTTCAATCTTGAAAGGCATTGTAACTGTTCCGATAACAATTGCGCCAGTGTCTTTTGCAACCTGCGCAACCACAGGGCATGCTCCTGTTCCTGTTCCACCGCCCATTCCTCCGCATACAAAAACCATGTCAGAACCTTTCAATGATTCTTTTAGTGTGCTTAGGCTTTCCTGCGCTGCTTCGGCTCCTTTTTCAGGAAATCCGCCGCATCCAAGCCCTCTTGTTACATCTCTGCCAAGCAGGAATTTTCTGTCAGATTCACTGATATCCAAATGCTGCTTGTCTGTGTTGCATGCTATTATCTCCGCTCCCTTGATTCCCTTCTTGTAAAGCCAGGAAACCATATTGTTGCCCGCTCCGCCAACACCTATTACCTTTATGTTCGCTTGCCCTACTTCTACGTCCGTGTACCCTAGAGAAGCTGCTTTTGCTCCTTCCACAATAAAATCCATTGCTCCCATTTTTAACCCCCTTTTTGTTTTTATATACTGCAATATAAATATTCCAATTACGAAATATTTATATTTTAGTTCGTTCTTGATCCTCCTTAGAAAACGTTTTTACATTTGCGCCAACAAATGTATGCCAAAAAGCGTTTCGAGTGTTAAATCGTCCGTTATCGTCGAGAAAAGTTACACCATAACTAGTTTACGCCAATAAACTGAGTTAATTTTTATACTTCTGTATAAACTTATATTTAAAGATTTCTAAAGTAAAAAATATATTTTGCATTACAACAATCAAAATCCTGCTTTTCATATAAAAAACAAGAAGCTACCTTGAATAAATTATCTTCTTTTCACGAGGGAATAAATTCATATCGCTCATCTGGGCATATTGCTCAGGAGTTAATATCAAGTATGTTATTGTGAAACTATATTTTTCCTTGATATTAGTGCAGATCGCCTTTATCCCGTCTGAATTTATATTCGTTCCTATTAATAGAATGTTCGCCTTGTCTTTTCTGTCTTCGCCATGCAGAATAACTGATCTGATGCCTTCTATTTTCTTCATTTCATCGACGAATAAATCCAAAACATGCTTCTCAATTTTTATAAAG harbors:
- the ftsZ gene encoding cell division protein FtsZ — translated: MDFIVEGAKAASLGYTDVEVGQANIKVIGVGGAGNNMVSWLYKKGIKGAEIIACNTDKQHLDISESDRKFLLGRDVTRGLGCGGFPEKGAEAAQESLSTLKESLKGSDMVFVCGGMGGGTGTGACPVVAQVAKDTGAIVIGTVTMPFKIERARVDKAEFGLQQLRQVSDTVIVIDNNRLVQIAGNLPIQQAFAVANELISTMIKGIVETIAIPSLVNLDYADVKAIMQNGGVAVIGVGASDTNSRVDEAVKGALSNPLLDINYEGATGALIHISGGSDMTLEEVNRIGELVTESLDEDANVIWGARVSESMKGKVTVMTIITGVKSPWVLGRVDHRQKAAQAKQMSEELGIEIIN